The following are encoded together in the Actinoplanes sp. N902-109 genome:
- a CDS encoding alpha/beta hydrolase fold domain-containing protein, which produces MSPTTDLLDPELAAAFAAMPKAANGTLLDFSDIPALRAQLRAARAALPAAEPDPRITIGTVRPERTDSTALDIVLYRPAGAGPTLPALLWFHAGAQVLGDDAHDDDAYHTALALDLGCVLAVVEYRLAPETPAPGAAEDGHLAYTYLREHAAEHGIDPHRIGLAGASGGGAPAAATALMVRDRHEPRPRLLSLLYPMLDDRMATPSMTDDTAEVVFTSRDLGLAWDAVLGERRGAAEVDPYSAPGRAADLTGLPDTFVAVAQHDQLRDEGIDFARRLLTAGVPVDLHLYARAFHAWDRFAATSALARSFERTWRDFLRRHLHG; this is translated from the coding sequence ATGAGCCCCACGACCGACCTGCTCGACCCGGAACTCGCCGCCGCGTTCGCCGCCATGCCCAAGGCCGCCAACGGAACGTTGCTCGACTTCTCCGACATCCCCGCGCTGCGTGCCCAGCTCCGCGCGGCGCGTGCCGCCCTCCCGGCCGCCGAGCCGGACCCCAGGATCACGATCGGGACGGTACGACCGGAGCGCACCGACTCCACCGCTCTGGACATCGTCCTCTACCGCCCGGCCGGCGCCGGTCCCACGCTCCCGGCACTGCTCTGGTTCCACGCCGGGGCCCAGGTGCTCGGCGACGACGCCCACGACGACGATGCGTACCACACAGCCCTGGCCCTGGATCTCGGCTGCGTCCTCGCCGTCGTGGAATACCGGCTCGCGCCGGAGACCCCGGCCCCCGGCGCCGCCGAGGACGGCCACCTCGCGTACACGTATCTGCGCGAGCACGCCGCCGAGCACGGCATCGACCCGCACCGGATCGGGCTGGCCGGCGCCAGTGGCGGCGGGGCACCGGCCGCTGCCACCGCGCTGATGGTCCGCGACCGGCACGAACCCCGGCCGCGCCTGCTCAGCCTGCTCTACCCCATGCTCGACGACCGCATGGCCACCCCGTCGATGACCGACGACACCGCCGAGGTGGTCTTCACCAGCCGCGACCTCGGACTGGCCTGGGACGCGGTGCTGGGCGAGCGGCGTGGCGCGGCTGAGGTGGACCCGTACTCGGCCCCCGGGCGGGCCGCGGACCTCACCGGCCTGCCCGACACCTTCGTCGCGGTGGCCCAGCACGACCAGCTGCGCGACGAGGGCATCGACTTCGCCCGCCGCCTGCTCACCGCGGGCGTCCCGGTCGACCTGCACCTGTACGCCCGGGCCTTCCACGCCTGGGACCGCTTCGCCGCCACCTCGGCCCTGGCCCGCTCGTTCGAGCGGACCTGGCGCGACTTCCTCCGCCGCCACCTGCACGGCTGA
- a CDS encoding SigE family RNA polymerase sigma factor: protein MSSSDDDFVEYARTSAGQLRRTAYLLCRDWDLAGDLTQTTLAKMFVHWKRITRRDNPHAYARQVLSRAFLDQHRLKRSREVVTAEFAETPGPGDDPDLRLTLIEALGRIPPRERAIVVLRYWEDLSVESVAQILDLPPGTVTSQSSRTLARLRTLLGQPAGPTPERSLPA from the coding sequence GTGAGTAGCAGCGACGACGATTTCGTCGAGTACGCCCGCACCTCGGCGGGGCAGTTGCGGCGCACCGCGTACCTGCTGTGCCGCGACTGGGACCTGGCCGGCGACCTGACCCAGACCACGCTGGCCAAGATGTTCGTGCACTGGAAGCGGATCACCCGGCGGGACAACCCGCATGCGTACGCGCGGCAGGTGCTCTCCCGCGCCTTCCTGGACCAGCACCGGTTGAAGCGCTCGCGCGAGGTGGTGACCGCCGAGTTCGCCGAGACGCCCGGCCCGGGCGACGACCCCGACCTGCGGCTGACGCTGATCGAGGCGCTGGGCCGGATACCGCCGCGGGAGCGGGCCATCGTGGTGCTGCGGTACTGGGAGGATCTCAGCGTCGAGTCCGTGGCGCAGATCCTCGACCTGCCGCCCGGCACGGTGACCTCGCAGAGTTCCCGGACCCTGGCCCGGCTGCGCACGCTGCTCGGCCAACCGGCCGGGCCGACCCCCGAGAGATCGTTGCCGGCCTGA
- a CDS encoding amidase, with translation MEWSFAPAVELIAALRAGMVSSAELTDEAIARIGRDDTVINAICVPDPDRARAAARRADQARSRGADRPLLGVPVTVKESYDIAGLPTTWGMPQHRNHLPDEDAVQVSRLKAAGAVVLGKTNVPLGLQDVQTFNEIHGTTVNPWDHGRTPGGSSGGSAAALASGFGALSIGSDLAGSLRTPAHFCGVYAHKPTLGLVATRGMVPPGEPALPTAFDLAVAGPMARTARDLTLLLDVMAGPDPLTLGRAHRLTLPPARHERLSDFRVLILDEHPLLATGSAVRAAVHRVAAALTDGGAHVARHSPLLPDLTEAATLFMQLLVSGSVARFPTASYDQLRARAAALSPDDRSLDAVRQRAMVFTHRDWMQADSRREIHRHGWRRLFADFDAVVCPITPTPAFPHDHHPDPLERHIDIDGVEYPYFDQLVWAGLPTMPGLPATAIPAGRSPTGLPVGVQLIGPMFEDRTPLRLAELLEQHIGGFQPPPRSA, from the coding sequence ATGGAGTGGAGCTTTGCACCGGCCGTGGAGCTGATTGCCGCGTTGCGCGCGGGCATGGTGTCCTCGGCCGAGCTGACCGACGAGGCGATCGCCCGGATCGGCCGCGACGACACGGTGATCAACGCAATCTGCGTGCCGGACCCCGACCGGGCACGGGCCGCCGCCCGGCGCGCCGACCAGGCCCGCAGCCGGGGAGCGGACCGGCCGCTGCTGGGCGTCCCGGTGACGGTCAAGGAGTCGTACGACATCGCCGGGCTGCCCACGACCTGGGGCATGCCGCAGCACCGGAACCACCTGCCGGACGAGGACGCCGTCCAGGTGTCCCGGCTCAAGGCGGCGGGCGCGGTGGTGCTCGGCAAGACCAACGTGCCGCTGGGGCTGCAGGACGTCCAGACCTTCAACGAGATCCACGGCACCACCGTCAACCCGTGGGACCACGGCCGCACGCCGGGCGGCTCCTCCGGCGGGTCGGCCGCGGCGCTGGCGTCCGGGTTCGGCGCGCTGTCCATCGGCTCCGACCTCGCCGGTTCGCTGCGCACCCCGGCCCACTTCTGCGGCGTGTACGCCCACAAGCCGACGCTCGGGCTGGTGGCCACCCGCGGCATGGTCCCGCCGGGCGAGCCTGCCCTGCCCACCGCATTCGACCTGGCCGTCGCCGGTCCGATGGCGCGCACCGCCCGCGACCTCACGCTGCTGCTCGACGTCATGGCCGGACCGGACCCGCTGACGCTCGGCAGAGCGCACCGGCTGACGCTGCCGCCCGCCCGCCACGAACGGCTCAGCGATTTCCGGGTCCTGATCCTCGACGAGCACCCGCTGCTGGCAACCGGCTCGGCCGTCCGCGCGGCCGTGCACCGGGTGGCCGCCGCCCTGACAGACGGCGGTGCCCACGTCGCCCGGCACAGCCCGCTGCTGCCCGACCTGACCGAGGCCGCCACGCTCTTCATGCAACTGCTGGTCTCAGGGTCCGTCGCGCGGTTCCCCACCGCGTCGTACGACCAGCTGCGCGCCCGCGCCGCCGCCCTCAGCCCGGACGACCGGAGCCTGGACGCCGTACGGCAACGCGCCATGGTGTTCACCCACCGCGACTGGATGCAGGCGGACAGCCGACGCGAGATCCACCGCCACGGCTGGCGCCGGCTGTTCGCCGACTTCGACGCCGTGGTCTGCCCGATCACCCCGACCCCGGCCTTCCCGCACGACCACCACCCCGACCCCCTGGAACGGCACATCGACATCGACGGCGTCGAGTACCCGTACTTCGACCAGCTGGTCTGGGCCGGCCTGCCCACGATGCCCGGCCTGCCCGCCACCGCCATCCCCGCGGGCCGGTCACCCACGGGACTCCCGGTCGGCGTGCAACTCATCGGCCCGATGTTCGAGGACCGCACCCCGCTGCGCCTGGCCGAACTGCTCGAACAGCACATCGGCGGCTTCCAGCCCCCGCCGCGCAGCGCATGA
- a CDS encoding ROK family transcriptional regulator: METRRTTVRDVRRANRASLLTDLFHGGRQSRQQLGDTTALSQASVSNLIGEMIDEGLVEEAGLVGSDGGRPRALLRVAPNFGYVAGADVGETRVTVEVYDLAMSRLGFAQHRLGDSPSPEAMTGKLLEGLAAAVAEAGVDMSEVLGFGVGVPGVVDQSEAGAVVYSQTTRWDAVPLGEMLRAGTPVPIHVENGAKAVGQAEMWFGAGRGARHAVIVMVGTGVGAAVVMDGRSYRGANSNAGEWGHTTIVYGGDECRCGSRGCLEAYIGAGTVNARLAAVTGQPYAPDLLGRLLGGDDPLPPAAAEVVAQTVGYLGAGIADLINLFSPERIVLGGPAGLVLGERFLPGIRHAAAQKALRQPYSRTRIDLCQLGPDTVAMGAATLPIARLLADGGLPAASNPPPVSRAAHRRALSRNR; encoded by the coding sequence GTGGAAACAAGGCGTACGACGGTGCGGGACGTGCGCCGGGCAAACCGGGCCAGCCTGCTCACCGACCTGTTCCACGGGGGCCGGCAGAGTCGCCAGCAGCTCGGCGACACCACCGCGCTGAGCCAGGCCAGCGTCAGCAACCTGATCGGCGAGATGATCGACGAGGGCCTGGTCGAGGAGGCCGGTCTGGTCGGGTCGGACGGCGGCCGGCCGCGGGCGCTGCTCCGGGTCGCCCCGAATTTCGGGTACGTGGCCGGGGCCGACGTGGGCGAGACCCGCGTGACGGTCGAGGTGTACGACCTGGCGATGTCCCGCCTGGGGTTCGCGCAGCACCGGCTGGGCGACTCACCGAGCCCCGAGGCGATGACCGGGAAGCTGCTCGAGGGGCTGGCGGCGGCCGTCGCCGAGGCCGGCGTGGACATGTCCGAGGTGCTGGGGTTCGGCGTGGGCGTGCCGGGGGTCGTGGACCAGAGCGAGGCCGGCGCCGTCGTCTATTCGCAGACCACCCGGTGGGACGCGGTGCCGCTGGGCGAGATGCTGCGGGCCGGCACCCCGGTGCCGATCCACGTGGAGAACGGTGCCAAGGCCGTGGGCCAGGCCGAGATGTGGTTCGGGGCGGGCCGCGGTGCCCGGCACGCGGTGATCGTCATGGTCGGCACCGGTGTCGGCGCGGCCGTGGTGATGGACGGGCGCAGCTACCGCGGGGCCAACAGCAACGCGGGCGAGTGGGGCCACACCACCATCGTGTACGGCGGCGACGAGTGCCGGTGCGGTTCGCGTGGCTGTCTGGAGGCGTACATCGGGGCCGGCACGGTGAACGCCCGGCTGGCCGCGGTGACCGGGCAGCCGTACGCGCCCGATCTGCTCGGCCGGCTGCTCGGCGGCGACGATCCGCTGCCCCCGGCGGCGGCCGAGGTCGTCGCGCAGACCGTGGGCTACCTGGGCGCCGGGATCGCCGACCTGATCAACCTGTTCTCGCCGGAGCGCATCGTGCTGGGCGGCCCGGCGGGCCTGGTGCTGGGCGAGCGTTTCCTTCCCGGCATCCGCCACGCTGCCGCGCAGAAGGCGCTGCGGCAGCCGTACTCCCGGACCCGGATCGACCTCTGCCAGCTCGGGCCGGACACGGTCGCGATGGGCGCGGCCACCCTGCCGATCGCCCGGCTGCTCGCCGACGGTGGCCTGCCCGCCGCGAGCAACCCGCCCCCGGTCTCGCGGGCCGCCCACCGTCGTGCGCTGAGCCGCAACCGTTAG
- a CDS encoding TetR/AcrR family transcriptional regulator: MPRNADEVRLRLQEAALELYLERGYDKTTTGDIAAQAGVTERTFFRHFADKREVFFDGEAELRELLTGAVAAVPAGTKPLAALRAAFHETVVLIERHLPVTERRAPVIAATPALQERALAKSASLVAALADALRARGVTGQLAALCAQVGMDTYANAIRRWHADRTQDLHAHLDRAFTDLRLATNALK; the protein is encoded by the coding sequence GTGCCACGGAACGCTGATGAGGTGCGGCTACGGCTGCAGGAGGCCGCGCTCGAGCTGTACCTGGAGCGGGGCTACGACAAGACCACGACCGGCGACATCGCGGCCCAGGCCGGCGTCACCGAGCGCACCTTCTTCCGGCACTTCGCGGACAAGCGCGAGGTGTTCTTCGACGGCGAGGCCGAGCTGCGCGAGCTGCTGACCGGCGCGGTCGCCGCGGTCCCGGCCGGCACCAAGCCGCTGGCCGCGCTGCGGGCCGCGTTCCACGAGACCGTCGTGCTCATCGAACGCCACCTGCCGGTCACCGAGCGGCGCGCGCCGGTCATCGCCGCGACGCCGGCGTTGCAGGAACGCGCCCTGGCCAAGAGCGCGTCACTGGTCGCCGCGCTCGCCGACGCGCTGCGGGCCCGCGGGGTGACCGGCCAGCTCGCCGCGCTGTGCGCCCAGGTCGGCATGGACACGTACGCGAACGCGATCCGGCGCTGGCACGCCGACCGGACCCAGGACCTGCACGCGCACCTCGACCGGGCGTTCACCGACCTGCGCCTGGCCACAAACGCACTGAAGTGA
- a CDS encoding transporter substrate-binding domain-containing protein: MEPDDGKDESSPDEEFVPARSTRDAAIGVWRIAAPAVRLAALLLVPVLILGIAAAQLGRDLGPSVPDLVRAAGLAGREELVVGVLGDVPGVSLRDPDTGRFTGFDVDISYLIAADLGFLRDEVRFAVVENEDRSRMLTHDPMLTHDEKGGFISVDLVVAGFGITAERESLPGVGFSQPYLATEQTVVTRIGHTGVVTLGDLRTRRVCAVGATESERLANQSGAVVLAAADPGECISWVLDGRVEAVVGDAAILAGFVARHRKQLMAHDIGLESTTQWGINTGDNAALRELVDHFLARSADDGRDDRWETAFERHFMTEQKYLPTQPIAMDRQPSLTNVEVRD; encoded by the coding sequence GTGGAACCTGACGACGGGAAGGATGAGTCCTCTCCCGACGAGGAATTTGTACCAGCACGCTCTACCCGAGACGCAGCCATCGGGGTGTGGCGCATTGCGGCGCCGGCAGTTCGTCTGGCGGCGCTGCTGCTGGTACCTGTACTGATCCTCGGCATTGCTGCGGCGCAGCTCGGCCGCGACCTCGGACCGTCCGTTCCGGATCTTGTCCGAGCAGCCGGCCTGGCGGGCAGGGAAGAGTTGGTCGTCGGGGTTCTGGGTGACGTGCCGGGCGTCAGTCTTCGTGACCCTGACACCGGGCGGTTCACCGGATTCGACGTCGACATCAGCTACCTCATTGCCGCCGACCTCGGCTTCCTTCGTGATGAGGTGCGCTTCGCCGTGGTGGAGAACGAGGACCGCTCCCGGATGCTGACCCATGACCCGATGCTGACCCATGACGAGAAGGGCGGCTTTATCTCGGTTGACCTCGTGGTGGCGGGCTTCGGTATTACCGCTGAGCGGGAAAGCCTTCCCGGAGTGGGCTTCTCCCAGCCCTATCTAGCGACAGAGCAGACCGTGGTCACCCGGATCGGTCACACCGGCGTCGTGACGCTCGGCGATCTCAGGACTCGTCGGGTGTGTGCCGTTGGAGCGACCGAGTCGGAACGCCTCGCCAATCAAAGCGGCGCCGTCGTGCTCGCCGCGGCCGACCCGGGCGAATGCATCTCCTGGGTTCTCGATGGCCGCGTTGAGGCCGTTGTCGGAGATGCCGCGATCCTGGCCGGCTTCGTCGCTCGCCACCGCAAGCAGCTGATGGCCCACGACATCGGCTTGGAGTCGACCACGCAGTGGGGAATCAACACCGGCGACAATGCGGCGTTGCGAGAGCTGGTTGACCATTTCCTGGCCCGGTCGGCCGACGACGGCCGCGATGACCGATGGGAGACAGCATTCGAGCGGCACTTCATGACCGAGCAGAAGTACCTGCCCACGCAGCCGATCGCCATGGATCGGCAACCGTCGTTGACAAACGTTGAAGTTCGTGACTGA
- a CDS encoding SDR family NAD(P)-dependent oxidoreductase gives MDHRFTGRTVVVTGASSGIGDGIARRFAAEGANLVLAARRKERLDALAAELGPDRTLAVTTDVTSQSDVQAMIEAGAARFGGIDVLVSNAGLGLGKEFAETTLADWRLIMSTDVDSCFFGAQAALPHLRRSRGSIVQIASASGLGGDRRLTAYNAAKGAVVNFTRGLAFDLGQYGIRVNTVAPSLTAPEDLAAAHAHLIERFNQRRALAGYSTPADVAAAVAFLASADARFITGTILPVDGGITAGSGQPELF, from the coding sequence ATGGATCACCGTTTCACCGGCCGGACGGTCGTCGTGACCGGAGCCAGTTCCGGCATCGGCGACGGCATCGCCCGGCGGTTCGCGGCCGAGGGCGCCAACCTCGTCCTCGCCGCGCGGCGCAAGGAGCGGCTCGACGCGCTCGCCGCCGAACTCGGCCCGGACCGCACGCTCGCGGTCACCACCGACGTCACCAGCCAGTCCGATGTCCAAGCCATGATCGAGGCCGGGGCCGCCCGGTTCGGCGGCATCGACGTGCTGGTCTCCAACGCGGGCCTGGGCCTGGGCAAGGAGTTCGCGGAGACCACCCTGGCCGACTGGCGACTGATCATGAGCACCGATGTCGACAGCTGCTTCTTCGGTGCCCAGGCAGCCCTGCCGCACCTCAGGCGCAGCCGCGGCAGCATCGTGCAGATCGCCTCGGCCAGCGGGCTGGGCGGTGACCGCCGGCTCACCGCCTACAACGCGGCCAAGGGTGCGGTCGTCAACTTCACCCGGGGCCTGGCCTTCGACCTCGGCCAGTACGGCATCCGGGTCAACACCGTCGCACCGTCACTCACCGCGCCCGAGGATCTCGCTGCGGCCCATGCGCACCTCATCGAGCGCTTCAACCAGCGGCGGGCGCTCGCCGGTTACAGCACCCCCGCCGATGTCGCCGCCGCGGTCGCCTTTCTCGCCTCGGCCGACGCCCGCTTCATCACCGGCACCATCCTGCCCGTCGACGGTGGCATCACCGCCGGCAGCGGCCAGCCCGAACTCTTCTGA
- a CDS encoding LLM class flavin-dependent oxidoreductase, with translation MDLGLGLPVSHPARLPDWARRAESCGFDSLALLDRLVYDNPEPLIALSVLAGATSRIRLQSEVLLGPLRQTPLLAKQVATLDRMSGGRFVLGIGIGGRADDHAAAGVPLAGRGDLLDRQLTDLRRIWRAGSIGPRPATAGGPELLIGAFAPVALRRIARHGAGFLCAAPLSWAGPLVRSVQDDWAAAGRPGRPRLVCQINVAVGAAVQQARAAVADYYAFTGRPGFGEPLTDPAQIADTIAAYRDFGADELVLYCYGDDPDQVDQLAQLRGSADRGRPARPRDQAERMAGGVGEDVVAG, from the coding sequence ATGGATCTCGGCCTCGGCCTGCCCGTCAGCCACCCCGCCCGCCTGCCCGACTGGGCCCGCCGCGCGGAAAGCTGCGGGTTCGACTCACTCGCCCTGCTCGACCGGCTCGTGTACGACAACCCCGAGCCGCTGATCGCCCTGTCCGTGCTGGCCGGCGCCACGAGCCGGATCCGGCTGCAGAGCGAGGTGCTGCTCGGACCGCTGCGCCAGACACCGTTGCTGGCCAAGCAGGTCGCGACGCTGGACCGGATGTCCGGTGGGCGCTTCGTGCTCGGCATCGGCATCGGTGGCCGCGCCGACGACCATGCCGCGGCCGGGGTGCCGCTCGCCGGGCGTGGCGACCTGCTCGACCGGCAGCTGACCGACCTGCGCCGGATCTGGCGTGCCGGGAGCATCGGACCGCGACCGGCGACAGCGGGCGGCCCGGAGCTGCTCATCGGGGCGTTCGCGCCGGTCGCGTTGCGGCGAATCGCCCGGCACGGCGCCGGTTTCCTCTGCGCCGCGCCGCTGTCGTGGGCCGGCCCGCTGGTGCGGTCGGTGCAGGACGACTGGGCCGCGGCCGGGCGCCCGGGCCGGCCGCGGCTGGTCTGCCAGATCAATGTGGCTGTCGGGGCCGCAGTGCAGCAGGCGCGGGCGGCGGTCGCGGACTACTACGCCTTCACCGGGCGCCCGGGCTTCGGCGAGCCGCTCACCGATCCCGCGCAGATCGCCGACACCATCGCGGCCTACCGCGACTTCGGCGCCGACGAACTGGTGCTGTACTGCTACGGCGACGACCCGGACCAGGTGGACCAGCTCGCGCAGCTGCGCGGGTCAGCCGACCGGGGGCGCCCAGCCCGGCCGCGGGATCAGGCAGAACGGATGGCCGGCGGGGTCGGCGAAGACGTCGTCGCCGGATAG
- a CDS encoding cellulose binding domain-containing protein has product MHTHRFRALLAVLLSTGALLLAAGRAEAAAAPSVPANLHVTSISPTSVTLAWTASTGDPVDYSLTYWPAFGDVGYSQRVGNVTSATITSGINPNGQIQVTVQAIDADGHSSTASNPLVVVTPAHTTGDMTAPTAPGNLTLTGVSPEGAQLTWTASTDDVELNGYYVYLFDGWFVSRYLGTTTGTSFTAPILSTQTGMVRYYVRARDAAGNLSIASNQVSTPATPPTAPCTVTYKTTSEWPGGFVAEVKLSNTATTPVNGWSLAVSLGGDQHVTSSWAARWAQSGSTATLTNETWNATISPGADITVGLVGTYTKSNASATAAALNGTSCTLA; this is encoded by the coding sequence ATGCACACACACCGCTTCCGTGCATTGCTGGCCGTTCTGCTCTCCACCGGCGCGCTGCTCCTGGCCGCCGGTCGGGCTGAAGCGGCGGCGGCGCCCTCCGTGCCCGCCAACCTCCACGTCACCTCCATCAGTCCTACCTCCGTGACCCTCGCCTGGACCGCTTCCACCGGCGATCCCGTCGACTACTCGCTCACCTACTGGCCCGCCTTCGGCGACGTCGGCTACAGCCAGCGCGTCGGCAACGTCACCTCCGCAACGATCACCTCCGGCATCAACCCGAACGGTCAGATCCAAGTCACCGTCCAAGCCATCGACGCCGACGGCCACTCCTCAACGGCGAGTAACCCGCTCGTCGTGGTCACCCCGGCGCACACCACCGGCGACATGACCGCACCGACCGCACCCGGCAACCTCACCCTGACCGGCGTCAGCCCGGAAGGCGCGCAGCTGACCTGGACGGCGTCCACCGACGACGTGGAGCTGAACGGCTACTACGTCTACCTGTTCGACGGCTGGTTCGTATCCCGGTATCTCGGCACCACGACCGGCACCTCCTTCACCGCGCCGATCCTGAGCACCCAGACCGGCATGGTCCGCTACTACGTGCGCGCACGCGACGCGGCCGGCAACCTGTCGATCGCCTCCAACCAGGTATCCACGCCTGCCACTCCACCGACTGCACCGTGCACAGTCACCTACAAGACGACCAGCGAGTGGCCGGGCGGTTTCGTTGCCGAGGTGAAGCTGAGCAACACCGCGACCACACCGGTCAACGGCTGGTCCCTCGCCGTCTCCCTGGGCGGCGACCAGCACGTCACATCGTCGTGGGCGGCGAGATGGGCCCAGTCCGGCTCGACGGCGACGCTGACCAACGAAACCTGGAACGCGACGATCTCGCCCGGCGCCGACATCACGGTCGGCCTGGTCGGCACGTACACGAAGAGCAACGCCTCCGCCACCGCCGCCGCGCTGAACGGCACGTCCTGCACGCTGGCCTGA
- a CDS encoding VOC family protein: MPVGRLHHVIFDCPDPAGAAAFWSAVLGHPVTYADEDFVVVSVDATTSGLAFQRAAGQRAPTWPDPAVPQQLHPDVMVDDPAAAAAAVLALGARRLSGDDVFADPAGHPFCLIPRPGWAPPVG; the protein is encoded by the coding sequence ATGCCCGTCGGACGCTTGCACCACGTGATCTTCGACTGCCCCGACCCGGCCGGCGCCGCGGCTTTCTGGAGCGCCGTGCTCGGGCACCCGGTGACGTACGCGGACGAGGATTTCGTGGTTGTCTCGGTCGACGCCACCACGTCGGGGCTGGCGTTCCAGCGGGCCGCCGGGCAGCGCGCGCCGACCTGGCCGGACCCGGCGGTGCCGCAGCAGCTGCACCCCGACGTGATGGTGGACGACCCGGCCGCGGCCGCTGCGGCCGTGCTGGCGCTGGGCGCGCGGCGGCTATCCGGCGACGACGTCTTCGCCGACCCCGCCGGCCATCCGTTCTGCCTGATCCCGCGGCCGGGCTGGGCGCCCCCGGTCGGCTGA